The genomic stretch TGGCGCGCGAAGTACAGCGCGTGCTCCAACGGTACAAGGACTTGCAGGACATCATCGCCATCCTTGGTCTCGACGAACTGTCGCCCGAGGACAAGCAGACGGTGTATCGTGCACGCAAGATCCAGCGTTTCCTCTCGCAGCCGTTTTCGGTGGCCGAGGTGTTCACGGGTACTCCGGGGAAATACGTGTCCGTCGCCGAGACGGTGCGTGGCTTCAAGATGATCCTCGACGGAGAACTCGACCACGTGGCCGAAGGCGACTTCTACATGAAGGGCGGGATCGACGAAGTCATCGCCGCCGCCGGCAAGAAGTGAGTTCGCTTCTTCGTATCCACGTTTCGGTTACTCGATCGTCGCATCCGGTCCATGCCACTCGTCCTTGAAATCGTCACTCCCGAGGCTCGGGTCTTTTCCGACACGGTGGATTCGGTCGTCGTCCCGACGGTGAACGGGGAGTTGGGCATCTTGCCCGGGCACATTCCGCTTCTGTCCCAAGTCGCGGACGGCGAACTGCGTATCCAGCGTGGCGCCAGCATCGAGGAGCTGATCGTCGGAGCAGGCTTCGTGCAGGTGCAGGGCGACAAGGTCTCGATCCTCGCGGAGAACGCGATCGAGGAAGCGAAGATCGATCCGGCCGCGGCGGAGAAGGCGATGCAGCGGGCGCAAGACGCACTCCGCAACACGGACGGCTTGGATCCGACGGAAGTGGAGAGACTCGAGGGAGTGGTGCGCTTCGCGGTCGCTCAACTCGCCTCGCGCAAACGGCGCTGACCCGGCGGCACCGGACGCTGTTCCAGACGGGGTTGCCACGCGTTCCCAGCAGTCGTGTGGGAGGAAACGCGAGCTTCCGATCTCAAGCTCCGGGGTGAGCTACGATCTCGCGTAAGGCGCGGCTGATGTCGGAAGAGCGGTAGGGCTTGGCTAGAATCGCGGTGAAGCCCATGCCGCGATAAAGAGATGTATCGTCGGCCGTTGCGTAGCCACTGGAAACAATGGCTCGTACGGCGGGATCGATCTGCCGCATCTCGCGAAGCACGTCGATACCTCCCAAGCCTTGGCTCATCGTGAGATCGAGGATGACCGCGATGTACGGTTTTCCAGAGTCCAAGTGCAGACGGAACAGGTCCAATGCCGAATCGCTGTCCAAAGCCGTGTCCGCCTCGAATCCAAGCAACTCGAGCATCCCTTTCGAGACCATGCAGAGATCTGCGTCGTCGTCCATGATCAGGACACGAGCAGTATCTCGGCTGGGAGAGCTCGACGGTTCAGGTAGAGTCACAATGAAGTCTTTTACAGGATCGTGCCTTACGGGGTAAAGCACTAGGCGACGAGTGTCTCGGCGGACCGTGACAAAGGTCGTGCTTACGGTCGCGCGACTCGCTTGCAACCGAGTTGTCGGGAATGGAGGCGTGGTTAAACGAAACAGGGCGGCAAATCGATGCCGCCCTGTTTGAAGTGGGTGAGTCTCCGTCGTAGGAGCTTGTTCAAGCCGCTGCGCGATCGTCGTTGCGCCACAGCGGGACGACGGAAGAACGGGTCTTCACGAAGTCTCGTTGGAAGCGGCGAGGAAGACCGTGGTTTAGGCCGCGCGGAGCCGCGCTGCGTAGATCGAGGAGGCCGAGGCCGAAAAGGCCGGCGATCGCCACGAGGCTGACGAGAGCCTCTGGGGGTATCGAGTTCGCGAGTTCGCCGCCTAAGCGGCCCAGCACCACCGCGGCTGCAACCGCAGCGAATGCGAGAGCGCCTTTGATGAGACGGGTCTTGGTCTTGGTGTTCATCGTTGGTGTTGTTGGTGTGTTGGACTTATGGTGCTCAATCGAGCGGCTGGAGTATCCCACACTTTGGGTATTGGCGGAAATACAACTTTTCTATAGGTCCAATAGGAAGATCCTATGGAGCTTCAGCAGCTGAGGTATTTCGTGGCCGTGGCGGAAGAGGGTAGTTTCACTGGGGCAGCGCGCCGTTGCTTCGTGTCTCAACCATCTCTCAGTCAGCAGGTAAAGAAGTTGGAAGACGAACTCGGGCAACCCCTCTTCGATCGACTCACGAGCGGAGTAGGACTCACATCCGCAGGAGCTGCGCTTTTTCAACGTGCTCGGGATATCCTCATGGCCGTGGATGCGGCGTCGCGCGCGGTGCACGAGCACGAAGGGGCAGGAAGCATCCGATTGGGAATTCTCCCTTCGATCGCACCCTACTTGATGCCGAAGCTGTTGGAGCGAGTGGCGGCGGAAATGCCGAAGGCGGTAATCGAGGTGGACGAAGATTTCAGGGGACCGTTGGTGGAGTCTTTGATGGCGGGGCGACTTGATGTCGTGATCGGGACTCTTCCTCCGCAGCGATCCGAGTTGGAGGCGGAGACGTTGTTGCGGGAACCGTTGTTGTTGGCCCTC from Opitutales bacterium ASA1 encodes the following:
- a CDS encoding LysR substrate-binding domain-containing protein, encoding MELQQLRYFVAVAEEGSFTGAARRCFVSQPSLSQQVKKLEDELGQPLFDRLTSGVGLTSAGAALFQRARDILMAVDAASRAVHEHEGAGSIRLGILPSIAPYLMPKLLERVAAEMPKAVIEVDEDFRGPLVESLMAGRLDVVIGTLPPQRSELEAETLLREPLLLALSSRDPLADKKRVAPGDLADRKLVFLGEASSLGQLARRFFGDNQVHAEVVGRCAQVKTMKVLVAAGLGVAIVPSMAVGKDDAGIVYRRVAGEQPMREVLLMRHRERFRSKTEARFVELLRSVCRDIRVARED
- a CDS encoding F0F1 ATP synthase subunit epsilon gives rise to the protein MPLVLEIVTPEARVFSDTVDSVVVPTVNGELGILPGHIPLLSQVADGELRIQRGASIEELIVGAGFVQVQGDKVSILAENAIEEAKIDPAAAEKAMQRAQDALRNTDGLDPTEVERLEGVVRFAVAQLASRKRR